The following are encoded together in the Sediminitomix flava genome:
- a CDS encoding cysteine-rich CWC family protein → MPSHETKKCLRCGAGFECKAGNITQCQCFTVQLTKEEMEYVSEKYDECLCASCLKALQEEAQQKLKEANALK, encoded by the coding sequence ATGCCTTCTCACGAAACAAAAAAGTGCCTCAGATGTGGTGCTGGATTTGAGTGTAAAGCAGGCAACATCACACAATGTCAGTGTTTCACAGTACAACTTACAAAAGAAGAGATGGAGTACGTGAGCGAGAAGTATGATGAATGTCTGTGCGCTAGTTGTTTAAAAGCTTTACAAGAAGAAGCTCAACAAAAATTAAAAGAAGCAAATGCTTTAAAATGA
- the pgmB gene encoding beta-phosphoglucomutase encodes MSTIKACLFDLDGVIVDTAKYHFLAWKRLADELGINFTEDDNEKLKGVSRVRSLEIILELGGKTLSEEDFNSFMTKKNDWYLEYVDQMKEDEILPGVLDFLKALKAEGVKVALGSASKNAMRILNLLNITDYFDAIIDGTSVSAAKPDPEVFLKGAEATGTTPAECVVFEDAEAGVEAAINGGMRVVGIGEEEALGKANIVVPGFANFSVEDLKKALA; translated from the coding sequence ATGAGTACAATCAAAGCTTGCCTTTTCGACCTTGACGGAGTTATTGTTGATACTGCTAAATATCATTTCCTAGCTTGGAAACGTCTTGCTGATGAATTGGGAATCAACTTCACAGAAGATGACAATGAGAAACTAAAAGGTGTAAGTAGAGTTCGTTCTTTGGAAATCATTCTTGAGCTAGGTGGTAAAACACTTTCTGAAGAAGATTTCAATTCATTCATGACAAAGAAGAATGACTGGTACTTGGAGTACGTAGACCAAATGAAAGAAGATGAGATTCTTCCAGGTGTTTTAGACTTCTTGAAAGCATTGAAAGCTGAAGGAGTGAAAGTAGCACTAGGCTCTGCGTCTAAAAACGCAATGCGTATCCTTAATCTTTTAAATATTACTGATTACTTCGATGCAATTATCGACGGTACTTCTGTATCTGCTGCTAAGCCAGATCCTGAAGTATTCTTGAAAGGTGCTGAAGCAACAGGAACAACTCCTGCTGAATGTGTAGTATTTGAAGATGCTGAAGCAGGTGTAGAAGCTGCTATCAACGGAGGAATGAGAGTAGTAGGTATTGGTGAAGAAGAAGCATTAGGAAAAGCGAATATCGTAGTTCCTGGTTTCGCAAACTTCTCAGTAGAAGACCTTAAGAAAGCTTTGGCTTAA
- a CDS encoding glycosyltransferase family 4 protein — MLKVGFDAKRVFNNYTGLGNYCRTLVENLDEMYRDEMELHLYTPRVQENLRTKPFLENYPIHLPEGGSKSYWRTKGMTNDLVEDGIDIFHGLSHELPLGLKKSGVKSVVTIHDLIFKIYPRQYNPIDNIIYNLKFKSACQQADKVVAISENTKYDIVKYFDIAPDKIEVIYQTCDESFYYQVSEEKIEEVKHKYSLPNEYLLYVGSVIERKKLLSVVEALKQMPEDQRVPLVVVGGGTSYKKKVKSFVAKHKLEKWVLFKEQIAFADFPALYQGASIFIYPSVYEGFGIPIIEALFSKTPVITSHFSCLPEAAGPNAYFVDPNYPETIAVGIEKIMSDHSLREDMILRGYQYVQRFHKEQVTRDVAQMYKRLVGYEETVVESLG, encoded by the coding sequence ATGTTGAAAGTCGGATTTGACGCCAAGAGGGTGTTTAATAATTACACGGGGCTAGGAAACTATTGTAGAACTTTAGTTGAAAACCTAGATGAAATGTATCGTGATGAGATGGAACTTCATCTTTATACTCCACGAGTACAAGAAAATCTGCGTACAAAGCCTTTTTTAGAGAATTACCCAATTCACCTTCCTGAAGGTGGCTCTAAATCATATTGGCGAACAAAAGGGATGACTAATGATTTGGTAGAAGATGGAATAGATATTTTTCATGGGCTAAGTCATGAACTTCCTTTAGGACTTAAAAAATCTGGAGTTAAGAGTGTGGTGACAATCCATGATCTTATTTTCAAGATTTACCCTAGACAGTATAATCCGATAGATAATATCATTTATAATCTCAAATTTAAAAGTGCTTGTCAGCAGGCTGACAAAGTAGTTGCGATTAGTGAGAATACGAAATATGATATTGTCAAGTATTTTGACATCGCTCCAGATAAAATAGAGGTGATCTATCAAACCTGTGATGAGAGCTTTTATTATCAAGTGAGTGAAGAAAAAATAGAAGAGGTTAAGCATAAATATTCGCTTCCGAATGAGTATTTGTTGTATGTAGGTTCAGTGATTGAGCGTAAGAAATTACTATCAGTGGTTGAAGCTCTGAAACAAATGCCAGAAGATCAAAGAGTACCTTTGGTTGTTGTTGGGGGTGGAACATCATATAAAAAGAAAGTAAAAAGTTTTGTAGCTAAGCATAAACTGGAAAAGTGGGTGTTGTTCAAAGAGCAAATTGCTTTTGCCGATTTTCCAGCTTTATATCAGGGTGCGAGTATTTTTATTTATCCTTCAGTATATGAAGGATTTGGTATACCTATTATTGAAGCCTTGTTCAGTAAAACACCTGTCATCACTTCTCATTTTTCATGTTTACCAGAAGCTGCAGGTCCGAATGCCTATTTTGTAGACCCGAATTATCCTGAGACAATAGCAGTAGGGATTGAAAAAATCATGTCTGACCATAGCTTGAGAGAAGATATGATTTTGAGAGGTTACCAGTATGTTCAAAGATTCCATAAAGAACAAGTGACAAGAGATGTAGCTCAGATGTATAAGCGTCTTGTAGGATACGAAGAAACTGTTGTCGAATCTTTAGGATAG
- a CDS encoding MalY/PatB family protein — protein sequence MKYNFDEVISRLDTKTVKYDLREMLFQNSEVIPMWVADMDFRVPKEVEESLQQRVAHPIYGYTIQKETHFFKSAASWLKKRFDWTVSEKDMIFSPGVVPALAMAVQAFTEKGDKVAFFSPVYPPFYHVVEEQGREVFDIPMEIKNNRFELNYALLGEKLSSGVKLLLLSHPHNPGGRVWRKEELQRILELCQKHNVVIISDEIHADLVWWGEKHIPLASITESAKDLVITCLAPSKTFNLAGLACSYLVIENPKLREQYLSIAKPMHLNFGSTFATEALVAAYEHGEEWLSQLHEYVEQNINFFTGYLSQNIPQIKAMKPDATYLVWLDCRELGMEQRELVKFFTQKAGLGLNSGTDFGKEGSGFMRINLACPKSVVEKALAQLDEAVKSL from the coding sequence ATGAAATACAATTTCGACGAAGTCATCTCTAGATTAGATACAAAAACTGTCAAATATGATTTGAGAGAAATGCTATTCCAAAACTCGGAGGTCATTCCGATGTGGGTGGCTGATATGGATTTTAGAGTACCTAAAGAAGTAGAGGAATCCCTTCAGCAAAGAGTAGCGCATCCAATTTATGGATATACCATTCAAAAAGAGACTCATTTTTTCAAATCGGCAGCATCGTGGTTGAAAAAACGTTTTGACTGGACTGTTTCTGAAAAAGACATGATTTTTAGCCCGGGCGTTGTCCCTGCTTTGGCTATGGCAGTTCAAGCTTTTACCGAAAAAGGAGATAAGGTTGCTTTTTTTAGCCCAGTTTATCCACCTTTTTACCATGTAGTAGAAGAGCAAGGAAGAGAAGTTTTTGATATCCCGATGGAGATCAAAAACAATCGATTTGAACTTAATTACGCTTTATTGGGTGAGAAGCTTTCAAGTGGAGTAAAGCTATTATTATTAAGTCATCCCCATAATCCAGGTGGGCGGGTATGGAGAAAAGAGGAGTTGCAGCGAATTCTCGAACTTTGTCAAAAGCATAATGTCGTTATCATTTCCGATGAAATTCATGCAGATCTTGTTTGGTGGGGAGAAAAGCATATTCCTTTAGCTTCAATAACTGAGTCTGCAAAAGATTTAGTGATTACTTGTTTGGCTCCTAGTAAAACATTCAATTTGGCAGGGCTTGCTTGTTCTTATTTAGTGATTGAAAATCCAAAGTTGAGAGAACAATATCTTTCCATAGCAAAACCAATGCACCTTAATTTTGGGAGTACCTTTGCAACAGAGGCTTTAGTTGCTGCTTATGAACATGGAGAAGAATGGCTCAGTCAATTGCATGAATATGTAGAACAGAATATCAATTTCTTCACAGGGTATTTATCGCAAAATATCCCTCAAATAAAAGCTATGAAGCCAGATGCAACCTATTTGGTTTGGTTAGACTGTAGAGAATTAGGTATGGAACAAAGAGAGTTGGTGAAGTTCTTTACACAGAAAGCAGGATTAGGATTAAATTCGGGTACTGATTTCGGTAAGGAGGGAAGTGGATTTATGCGTATCAACTTAGCATGTCCTAAATCAGTTGTAGAAAAAGCTTTAGCGCAATTGGACGAAGCTGTAAAAAGTCTTTAG
- a CDS encoding sigma-54-dependent transcriptional regulator codes for MAKILIIDDEKSIRYTLREILEFEGYKVEEAKDGEEGLEKLALNDFDICLSDVKMPKMDGLTVLEKAMGLGKNTEFIMISAHANIDMAVEATKKGAYDFIQKPVELNRLLLAVRNALDKSKLVKKTKVLTKKVKLQNEIVGESEPIIKLKETIDKVAPTEARVLITGANGSGKELVAQWIHAKSNRNKKPLVEVNCAAIPSELIESELFGHEKGAFTSAVKQRVGKFEQADGGTLFLDEIGDMSLSAQAKVLRALQEKKITRVGGDKELTVNVRVLAATNKDLKKMIEDGEFREDLYHRLSVILMKVPPLKERKDDIPLLVDKFLDDIAQEYGETKKDIDDVAVRKLMEPEWSGNIRELRNVVERLTIMSNECITAQDVEMHL; via the coding sequence ATGGCAAAAATCCTTATCATTGATGACGAGAAAAGCATCCGCTATACACTCAGAGAAATTCTAGAATTTGAAGGTTATAAAGTAGAAGAAGCCAAAGATGGCGAAGAAGGTCTTGAGAAATTAGCCCTTAATGACTTCGACATTTGTTTGAGTGACGTAAAGATGCCAAAAATGGACGGACTTACGGTTCTCGAAAAAGCAATGGGACTGGGTAAGAATACAGAATTCATTATGATTTCTGCTCATGCCAATATTGACATGGCTGTAGAAGCTACCAAAAAAGGGGCTTATGATTTTATCCAAAAGCCTGTAGAGTTAAATCGATTGCTTCTTGCAGTACGAAATGCTTTGGATAAATCTAAATTGGTTAAGAAAACAAAAGTACTGACTAAGAAAGTAAAACTTCAGAATGAGATTGTAGGCGAGTCTGAACCTATTATCAAACTGAAAGAAACGATAGATAAAGTTGCACCTACAGAAGCTCGTGTTTTGATTACGGGTGCAAATGGTTCGGGTAAAGAACTTGTAGCACAATGGATTCATGCCAAAAGTAACCGTAATAAAAAACCTCTTGTTGAAGTAAACTGTGCTGCCATTCCTTCTGAATTGATTGAAAGTGAACTTTTCGGACATGAAAAAGGAGCTTTTACTTCAGCTGTAAAACAGCGTGTAGGTAAGTTTGAGCAAGCAGACGGAGGTACACTTTTCTTGGATGAGATTGGAGACATGAGTCTTTCAGCTCAAGCTAAAGTATTGAGAGCTTTACAAGAAAAGAAGATTACTCGTGTAGGTGGCGATAAAGAATTGACGGTAAATGTTCGTGTTCTAGCGGCAACGAACAAAGACCTTAAAAAAATGATTGAAGACGGAGAATTCCGTGAAGACCTTTACCATCGTTTGAGTGTAATCTTAATGAAAGTTCCTCCATTGAAGGAGCGTAAAGATGATATTCCATTATTAGTTGATAAATTCTTGGACGATATCGCACAAGAATATGGCGAAACGAAAAAGGATATTGACGATGTAGCTGTCAGAAAACTAATGGAACCAGAGTGGTCTGGAAATATCCGTGAACTTCGTAATGTCGTAGAGCGTCTGACGATTATGTCGAACGAATGCATTACAGCGCAAGACGTAGAAATGCACCTCTAA
- the rpsG gene encoding 30S ribosomal protein S7 yields MRKSKPKKRYVLPDPKFGDTLVTKFVNNLMLDGKKSVSYKIFYGALELVEERLGKNSDEPVSGLDVWKKALNNCTPAVEVKSRRVGGATFQVPMEVRPERKQSLGIKWMIMFARKRNEKTMIERLAGEIIAASKGEGGAMKKKDDTHRMAEANKAFSHFRF; encoded by the coding sequence ATGAGAAAAAGTAAACCAAAAAAGAGATACGTCCTTCCTGATCCTAAATTCGGGGATACTTTGGTAACTAAGTTCGTTAACAACTTGATGTTGGACGGTAAAAAAAGTGTTTCTTACAAAATCTTCTACGGAGCACTTGAATTGGTTGAAGAAAGACTAGGTAAAAACAGTGACGAGCCTGTAAGCGGATTGGATGTTTGGAAAAAAGCGCTAAACAACTGTACTCCTGCTGTTGAGGTTAAATCTCGTCGTGTTGGTGGTGCTACATTCCAAGTACCAATGGAAGTTCGTCCAGAGCGTAAGCAATCGCTTGGTATCAAATGGATGATCATGTTCGCTAGAAAGCGTAACGAAAAAACTATGATTGAGCGTCTTGCTGGGGAGATCATCGCTGCATCGAAAGGTGAAGGTGGTGCTATGAAGAAGAAGGACGACACTCATCGTATGGCAGAAGCAAACAAAGCATTCTCACACTTTAGATTCTAA
- the fusA gene encoding elongation factor G has protein sequence MAKKIGLSHQRNIGIMAHIDAGKTTTTERILYYTGKSHKIGEVHDGAATMDWMEQEQERGITITSAATTTTWNYPTEQGKATPASEEYKVNIIDTPGHVDFTVEVARSLRVLDGAVALFCAVSGVEPQSETVWRQADDYKVPRICFINKMDRAGADFMKAVKTIEEKLGATPVPLQLPIGAEEGFRGVVDLITNEAIVWNEEDQGFTYEVIDIPADMVDDVAEAREALIEAVSTHNEELMEKFFDDPDSITVEEIRAAVRKAVMNMEFSPVMCGSAFKNKGVQALLDAVCSYLPSPLDLPDTVGTNPETGEEETRKADPSDKFAALAFKIATDPFVGRLCFMRAYSGTLEAGSYILNMRTGKKERISRLMQMHSNKQNPIPFVEAGDICAGVGFKDIKTGDTLVELGAPIVLEEMVFPEPVIGIAIEPKTKGDVDKLGVAIAKLVEEDPTLTVETDHETGQTILRGMGELHLEIIIDRLRREFNVEINQGAPQVAYREAIKGSTEHREVYKKQTGGKGKFADIQFELSPAEPDENGVVQPGLQFVDEIKGGVVPKEFIPAIQKGFEATMSNGALAGFPIDAMRVRLFFGSYHDVDSDALSFELAAKLGFKAAAKSCSPVILEPIMEVSVVTPDEYTGAVIGDINKRRGLPKGQEVSNGAVVVKADVPLAELFGYVTDLRTITSGRASASLTFSEYKEVPRNIQEEVIKAARGE, from the coding sequence GTGGCTAAGAAAATCGGACTTTCGCATCAAAGAAATATCGGTATCATGGCGCACATCGATGCCGGTAAGACAACAACTACAGAACGTATTCTGTACTATACTGGTAAATCTCACAAAATTGGTGAGGTACACGATGGTGCAGCAACTATGGACTGGATGGAGCAGGAGCAGGAAAGAGGTATTACAATTACTTCTGCTGCAACTACTACAACATGGAATTACCCTACTGAACAAGGTAAGGCAACTCCAGCTTCAGAAGAGTACAAAGTAAACATTATTGATACTCCTGGTCACGTTGACTTTACTGTAGAGGTAGCTCGTTCACTTCGTGTATTGGATGGAGCTGTAGCTCTTTTCTGTGCCGTATCAGGTGTAGAGCCTCAATCAGAAACTGTATGGCGTCAGGCTGATGATTATAAGGTACCTCGTATCTGTTTCATCAACAAAATGGACCGTGCGGGAGCTGACTTCATGAAAGCCGTGAAAACAATTGAAGAGAAATTGGGTGCAACTCCAGTTCCTTTACAATTGCCAATCGGTGCTGAAGAAGGATTCAGAGGTGTTGTTGACTTGATTACAAACGAAGCTATCGTTTGGAATGAGGAAGATCAAGGCTTTACTTACGAAGTGATCGATATCCCTGCGGATATGGTTGACGATGTAGCTGAAGCTCGTGAGGCATTGATCGAAGCTGTATCAACTCACAACGAAGAGTTGATGGAGAAATTCTTCGACGATCCAGATTCAATTACTGTTGAAGAAATCCGTGCTGCAGTTCGTAAGGCTGTAATGAACATGGAATTCTCTCCAGTTATGTGTGGTTCAGCATTTAAAAACAAAGGTGTTCAAGCATTGCTTGATGCTGTTTGTTCTTACTTGCCATCTCCACTTGATTTGCCTGATACAGTAGGTACTAACCCTGAAACAGGTGAAGAAGAGACTCGTAAAGCAGATCCTTCAGATAAATTTGCAGCACTTGCATTTAAAATCGCAACTGACCCATTCGTAGGTCGTTTGTGTTTCATGCGTGCTTACTCTGGTACTTTGGAAGCAGGTTCATACATCTTGAACATGCGTACAGGTAAAAAAGAGCGTATCTCTCGTTTGATGCAAATGCACTCGAACAAGCAGAACCCAATCCCATTTGTTGAGGCTGGTGATATCTGTGCGGGTGTAGGTTTCAAAGACATCAAAACAGGTGATACTCTTGTAGAGCTTGGTGCTCCTATCGTACTAGAAGAAATGGTATTCCCAGAGCCAGTAATTGGTATTGCTATCGAGCCTAAAACTAAAGGTGACGTAGATAAATTGGGTGTAGCTATTGCTAAACTAGTAGAGGAAGATCCAACACTTACAGTTGAGACTGACCACGAAACTGGTCAAACGATCTTGAGAGGTATGGGTGAGCTTCACTTAGAGATCATCATCGACCGTCTTCGTCGTGAATTCAACGTAGAGATCAACCAAGGTGCTCCTCAAGTAGCATACCGTGAGGCTATCAAAGGTTCTACTGAGCACAGAGAGGTATACAAGAAACAAACTGGTGGTAAAGGTAAATTCGCCGATATCCAATTCGAACTTAGCCCAGCTGAGCCAGATGAGAACGGTGTTGTACAACCAGGTCTTCAGTTTGTGGACGAGATCAAAGGTGGTGTAGTTCCTAAAGAATTCATCCCAGCGATCCAAAAAGGTTTCGAAGCTACAATGAGCAACGGTGCGTTGGCAGGTTTCCCTATCGATGCAATGAGAGTTCGTTTGTTCTTCGGTTCTTACCATGATGTCGATTCAGATGCATTGTCATTCGAATTGGCGGCAAAACTAGGTTTCAAAGCTGCTGCTAAGAGCTGTAGCCCAGTTATCCTTGAGCCAATCATGGAAGTATCTGTAGTTACTCCAGACGAATACACTGGTGCGGTAATCGGTGATATCAACAAGCGTCGTGGTCTTCCAAAAGGACAGGAAGTTTCTAACGGTGCAGTTGTAGTAAAAGCTGATGTACCTTTAGCAGAGCTATTCGGTTATGTAACTGATCTTCGTACGATTACTTCTGGTCGTGCTTCTGCGTCATTGACGTTCTCAGAGTACAAAGAGGTGCCAAGAAACATCCAAGAGGAAGTAATTAAGGCAGCAAGAGGAGAGTAA
- a CDS encoding DUF1573 domain-containing protein, with translation MREKFNLLVFISLFGFSGSLLAQSSLVQFKETEFDFGRIPAGQEKLEHKFEFEVVQEGLQIDTITADCSCLGIYYSKEKLSKGTSSVITVAYIPYKAGGFEKSFKVKYKGQSASSELMLKGFIEPTNMSEKVQYPYEIGPLRFKSKKVRLGSVSDKGLLKKTVEFYNSQKDTLKFIKQPKTPKYIKVVLDETKLPPHSKSTMDIFLQPELVPELGAKEDSLHFYTNLEDGGEFVLPLSFNLTKYRSEDVGDKASSPKISVFNDEVDLGKIKVVDYYLVSIRVMNTGELPLVIEQVKAGRGCEVVSLEQKEIAPYSSININVKFWDQDQTGQQVRRITIVSNDPEAPEKVIEIKADLQ, from the coding sequence ATGAGAGAAAAGTTTAACCTGTTAGTATTTATTTCATTATTCGGATTTTCGGGGAGTTTATTGGCCCAATCATCTTTAGTACAATTTAAAGAGACTGAGTTTGATTTCGGACGAATTCCAGCGGGGCAAGAGAAGTTAGAGCATAAATTTGAATTTGAAGTAGTTCAAGAAGGACTACAGATAGATACAATTACGGCAGATTGCTCTTGTTTAGGTATCTATTATTCGAAAGAAAAATTATCGAAAGGAACTTCATCTGTTATTACAGTTGCTTACATCCCTTACAAAGCTGGAGGATTTGAGAAAAGCTTTAAGGTAAAATATAAAGGACAAAGTGCGAGCTCAGAGCTGATGTTAAAAGGTTTTATAGAGCCTACAAACATGTCTGAAAAAGTACAATACCCATATGAAATAGGTCCGCTGAGATTTAAGTCGAAAAAAGTTCGATTAGGTTCAGTTTCAGATAAAGGTCTTCTGAAGAAAACAGTGGAATTTTATAACAGTCAGAAAGACACACTTAAGTTTATCAAACAACCAAAGACACCAAAGTATATAAAGGTTGTACTTGACGAAACTAAACTACCACCTCATTCAAAGTCGACAATGGATATATTCTTGCAACCAGAGTTGGTTCCTGAATTAGGTGCAAAAGAAGATTCATTACATTTCTATACAAATTTGGAAGATGGAGGAGAGTTTGTGTTACCTCTTTCATTTAATCTTACAAAATATAGATCTGAAGACGTAGGAGACAAAGCTTCAAGTCCTAAGATCAGTGTCTTTAATGATGAAGTTGACTTAGGGAAAATCAAAGTAGTAGACTATTATCTTGTAAGCATCAGAGTGATGAATACAGGCGAACTTCCATTGGTGATAGAACAAGTGAAAGCAGGGAGAGGCTGTGAGGTTGTTTCTTTAGAACAAAAAGAAATTGCACCATACAGCAGTATTAATATCAATGTCAAATTCTGGGATCAAGATCAAACAGGTCAACAAGTACGTAGAATCACTATTGTGAGTAACGATCCTGAAGCACCAGAAAAAGTGATTGAGATCAAAGCTGATTTACAGTAA
- a CDS encoding glucosaminidase domain-containing protein: MEDRQTPNFSFQKISRITLVTLLLQISTIQLTTEVLASETPKPMSKQEAYIRQLYYTFEPICLKYGINTKVAISQAIMEQGWALRSDYRIFNIYASANRKASKVVWDNGEARYRRYRTYTSLDQAVEDYCKVLNSWPAYTEHGLFETKSAIKQIEAIVKGGYATNPNYEQQTKKILMKYVSPIVDLIRNEEVSGRSKKQYAAAIR, from the coding sequence ATGGAAGACAGGCAGACGCCCAATTTCAGTTTTCAGAAAATTTCAAGAATCACTTTAGTTACACTATTATTACAAATTTCTACTATTCAATTAACAACAGAGGTGTTGGCTTCAGAAACACCAAAACCAATGAGTAAGCAAGAAGCCTATATACGCCAACTGTATTACACTTTCGAACCAATATGTCTGAAATATGGCATAAACACCAAGGTAGCTATTTCACAGGCTATCATGGAGCAAGGTTGGGCTTTGAGAAGCGATTATAGAATTTTTAATATCTATGCTTCTGCCAACCGTAAAGCAAGTAAGGTGGTATGGGACAATGGTGAAGCAAGATATCGCCGTTACCGTACTTATACATCTTTAGACCAAGCAGTAGAAGATTACTGCAAGGTTTTAAACTCTTGGCCCGCATATACAGAGCATGGTCTTTTTGAGACTAAAAGCGCTATTAAGCAAATTGAGGCTATCGTAAAGGGTGGGTATGCTACAAACCCTAATTACGAACAGCAAACCAAGAAAATATTGATGAAATACGTATCTCCTATTGTTGATTTAATTCGAAATGAGGAGGTATCAGGGCGCAGCAAAAAGCAATATGCAGCTGCTATTCGCTAA
- the rpsJ gene encoding 30S ribosomal protein S10 has translation MTQKIRIKLKSYDHNLVDKSAAKIVEAVKKTGAVVSGPIPLPTRKEKFTVLRSPHVNKKSREQFQLCTYKRLVDIFPTNSKTVDALMRLELPSGVDVEIKV, from the coding sequence ATGACACAAAAAATCAGAATCAAACTAAAGTCTTACGACCATAACTTGGTTGATAAGTCTGCAGCCAAAATCGTTGAAGCTGTAAAGAAAACAGGTGCAGTAGTTAGTGGTCCAATTCCACTTCCAACTCGTAAAGAGAAATTTACAGTTTTGCGTTCACCACACGTAAACAAAAAATCAAGAGAGCAATTCCAACTTTGTACTTACAAAAGATTGGTTGACATCTTCCCAACAAACTCGAAGACTGTTGATGCTCTTATGAGATTAGAATTACCTAGTGGTGTTGATGTAGAAATCAAAGTCTGA
- the trpA gene encoding tryptophan synthase subunit alpha, whose product MNKIDKLFESKKKGVLNVYFTAGYPNLDDTVSVLESLQEAGADMIEIGMPYSDPVADGPTIQASNDKALANGMTIPKLLEQLKGFRERVHIPVVMMGYVNPVMQYGIERFCAACEELGIDGLILPDLPMQVYRDEYKDLMESHKLHNIFLITPQTTNERIKEIDENSSGFIYVVSDASITGAKKGISEEQISYFKRLNDMKLEQPTLIGFGISDHETFSTACEYANGAIIGSAFIKALSQEGEIKTNTSNFVTGVLKGE is encoded by the coding sequence ATGAACAAGATTGATAAACTGTTCGAATCAAAGAAGAAAGGCGTTCTGAACGTCTATTTTACTGCTGGATATCCAAATTTAGATGATACCGTAAGTGTATTGGAAAGTTTGCAAGAAGCTGGTGCCGATATGATTGAGATCGGGATGCCATATTCTGATCCAGTAGCCGATGGACCTACAATCCAAGCAAGTAATGACAAGGCATTAGCCAACGGAATGACTATTCCAAAACTTTTGGAACAATTGAAAGGCTTCCGCGAAAGAGTTCACATTCCTGTAGTGATGATGGGTTACGTCAATCCTGTAATGCAATACGGAATAGAGCGTTTCTGTGCGGCTTGTGAAGAGCTTGGCATCGATGGTCTAATTTTGCCTGATCTACCAATGCAAGTTTACAGAGATGAGTATAAAGATTTGATGGAGTCTCATAAGCTTCACAATATCTTCCTTATTACTCCTCAAACAACCAATGAGCGTATCAAAGAAATTGATGAAAACTCATCTGGTTTTATCTATGTAGTTTCTGATGCGAGTATCACAGGTGCGAAGAAAGGAATCAGCGAAGAGCAAATTTCTTATTTCAAACGTTTGAATGATATGAAATTGGAACAACCAACACTTATTGGTTTTGGTATCTCAGATCATGAAACATTCTCTACAGCTTGCGAATATGCCAATGGTGCAATCATCGGTAGCGCATTTATCAAGGCATTATCACAAGAAGGAGAAATCAAGACAAATACAAGTAATTTTGTAACAGGAGTCTTGAAGGGAGAGTAA
- the rpsL gene encoding 30S ribosomal protein S12, which translates to MPTIQQLVRKGRKKIEYKSKSPALDSCPQRRGVCTRVYTTTPKKPNSAMRKVARVRLTNGKEVNAYIPGEGHNLQEHSIVLIRGGRVKDLPGVRYHIVRGALDTAGVEGRTQRRSKYGAKRPKAAKK; encoded by the coding sequence ATGCCTACTATTCAACAATTAGTAAGAAAGGGTAGAAAGAAAATTGAATACAAGTCTAAGTCTCCGGCTTTGGACTCGTGCCCACAAAGAAGAGGTGTATGTACTCGTGTATATACAACAACTCCTAAGAAACCAAACTCAGCAATGCGTAAAGTTGCCAGAGTAAGGTTGACAAACGGTAAAGAGGTGAATGCCTACATCCCAGGTGAAGGTCACAACCTACAAGAGCACTCTATCGTGCTTATCCGTGGTGGTAGAGTAAAAGATTTACCAGGGGTTCGTTACCACATCGTTCGTGGTGCGTTGGATACTGCTGGTGTTGAAGGAAGAACTCAGCGTCGTTCTAAATACGGTGCTAAACGTCCTAAAGCAGCTAAGAAGTAA